Proteins encoded in a region of the Spiribacter sp. 1M189 genome:
- a CDS encoding c-type cytochrome produces MSHSDQDPNTSRDPGRTTPRRIIIASVVAAVLVAVGAGIYSAGIFNPIAQSPDREADRGERIAEQDTERRQAWLAERKEYTADPKATPPSLPVAETGYFIPNDVADAPDNPFGDSVRRGYEIFTNTQTNASQHVGNGMNCANCHLGAGTVPGSAPMWAAAVEYPAYRGKNKIINTMEDRIHGCFTYSMNAQNSPSGNPPPRDGDIYKDLQSFFFYMAEGAPLEGNLPGRGYTVPPEPEDGYSITRGETVFENNCAVCHGTDGEGRRDPNGRWIFPALWGDDSYNWGAGMHRVNTAAGFIKHNMPLGQGGSLTDQQAWDVAAYINSWERPADPRQTRDGLTVAETDKRFHEHTPNFYGDEVRGDLLGDGIPGEPTAQQPPSIGAPRHSEQASR; encoded by the coding sequence ATGAGTCATTCCGATCAGGATCCGAACACGAGCCGCGACCCGGGACGGACCACGCCCCGGCGCATCATCATCGCCTCGGTGGTCGCCGCGGTGCTGGTGGCCGTCGGCGCGGGCATCTACTCCGCGGGCATCTTCAATCCCATCGCCCAGTCGCCGGACCGCGAGGCCGACCGCGGCGAGCGGATCGCCGAGCAGGACACCGAGCGCCGCCAGGCCTGGCTGGCCGAGCGCAAGGAATATACCGCCGATCCCAAGGCCACGCCGCCGAGCCTGCCGGTGGCCGAGACCGGCTACTTCATCCCCAACGATGTGGCGGACGCGCCGGATAACCCGTTCGGTGACAGCGTGCGGCGCGGTTACGAGATCTTCACCAATACCCAGACCAACGCTTCGCAGCATGTCGGCAACGGCATGAACTGCGCCAACTGCCATCTGGGCGCGGGCACGGTGCCCGGCTCGGCGCCGATGTGGGCCGCCGCGGTGGAATACCCCGCCTATCGGGGCAAGAACAAGATCATCAACACCATGGAAGACCGCATCCATGGCTGCTTCACCTACTCGATGAACGCCCAGAACTCACCCTCCGGCAACCCGCCGCCGCGGGATGGCGACATCTACAAGGATCTGCAGAGCTTCTTTTTCTACATGGCCGAGGGCGCGCCGCTGGAGGGCAATCTGCCGGGTCGCGGCTACACCGTGCCGCCGGAGCCCGAGGATGGCTACAGCATCACCCGGGGCGAGACCGTGTTCGAGAACAACTGCGCGGTCTGCCACGGCACCGATGGCGAGGGGCGGCGCGATCCCAACGGCCGCTGGATCTTCCCCGCCCTGTGGGGGGATGACTCCTACAACTGGGGCGCGGGCATGCACCGCGTCAACACCGCCGCCGGCTTCATCAAGCACAACATGCCGCTCGGCCAGGGCGGTTCGCTCACCGACCAGCAGGCCTGGGACGTGGCCGCCTACATCAACAGCTGGGAGCGCCCGGCCGATCCGCGCCAGACCCGCGACGGGCTGACCGTGGCGGAGACCGATAAGCGGTTCCACGAGCACACGCCCAATTTCTACGGCGATGAGGTCCGCGGCGATCTGCTTGGTGATGGCATCCCGGGCGAGCCCACGGCGCAGCAGCCGCCGTCCATCGGCGCGCCGCGGCACAGCGAGCAGGCGAGCCGCTAG
- a CDS encoding c-type cytochrome, which yields MTKRHAIRLTPLMLLSLAWPVAAQKVDEDLPDESYAAEIYSVEAENVDPAAYATLAREGEGDVWSCASCHGAKGQGNGNIPRLAGLSTGYIAKQLHAYAEGVRINHNMQYVAGKLTDDEMLGLARYYAEMEAPSTAGPELGGDLDRGQELMIHGDWDINVPACYSCHGSSAWGVEQAFPSLAAQQPAYTYGQLAAWTDGRRNNSPLQLMQGIAHALSDADRRAVADYLATLPAPPAEEPTQ from the coding sequence ATGACCAAACGCCACGCCATCCGTCTGACTCCGCTCATGCTGCTCTCGCTGGCCTGGCCGGTGGCCGCACAGAAGGTCGACGAGGACCTGCCCGACGAGAGCTACGCCGCCGAGATCTACTCGGTGGAGGCCGAGAACGTCGACCCGGCCGCCTACGCCACGCTGGCCCGGGAGGGCGAGGGCGATGTCTGGTCCTGCGCCAGCTGCCACGGCGCCAAGGGCCAGGGCAACGGCAATATCCCGCGCCTTGCCGGCCTGTCCACCGGGTATATCGCCAAGCAGCTGCACGCCTACGCCGAGGGCGTTCGCATCAACCACAACATGCAGTACGTCGCCGGCAAGCTGACCGACGATGAAATGCTGGGTCTTGCCCGCTACTACGCCGAGATGGAGGCGCCGAGCACCGCGGGCCCGGAACTGGGTGGTGATCTCGACCGCGGCCAGGAGCTGATGATCCACGGCGACTGGGATATCAACGTCCCGGCCTGCTACAGCTGCCACGGCTCGTCGGCCTGGGGTGTCGAGCAGGCCTTCCCGAGCCTCGCCGCACAGCAGCCGGCCTATACCTATGGCCAGCTCGCCGCCTGGACCGATGGCCGGCGCAATAATTCTCCCCTCCAGCTGATGCAGGGCATCGCCCATGCCCTGTCGGATGCGGACCGGCGCGCGGTGGCGGACTACCTCGCCACGCTGCCAGCGCCCCCCGCCGAGGAGCCAACGCAATGA
- a CDS encoding c-type cytochrome — MSQHNDQQPEPQRTPLEESGFEPYEVNRPIPILVLAVTVALIAWGVYTLWADSGPSTEAAAEAEAPIAGIDTAPTIADNASSLVSAGATIFAANCATCHQANGSGISEAVPPLVDSRYVTGSADTPVQILLHGIKGRIEVAGNQYDGRMPRFGETLTDSEIAAVVSYIRQQWGNSAAFVEPAFVAEQRARFVADRGPWNGGAELEQVTGVPARLARATDTEASQ; from the coding sequence ATGAGCCAGCACAATGATCAGCAGCCCGAGCCGCAACGCACCCCGCTCGAGGAGAGCGGCTTCGAGCCCTATGAGGTCAATCGCCCCATCCCGATTCTGGTGCTGGCCGTGACCGTGGCGTTGATCGCCTGGGGCGTCTACACCCTGTGGGCCGACTCCGGCCCGTCCACCGAGGCGGCCGCCGAGGCCGAGGCACCGATCGCCGGCATCGACACGGCGCCGACGATCGCCGACAACGCGAGCTCGCTTGTCTCGGCCGGCGCCACGATCTTCGCCGCCAACTGCGCCACCTGCCACCAGGCGAATGGCTCGGGCATCAGCGAGGCGGTGCCGCCGCTGGTCGACTCCCGCTACGTGACCGGATCCGCCGACACCCCCGTGCAGATCCTGCTCCACGGCATCAAGGGACGCATCGAGGTGGCCGGCAATCAGTACGACGGCCGCATGCCGCGGTTTGGCGAGACATTGACCGATTCGGAGATCGCCGCTGTCGTCAGCTACATCCGCCAGCAGTGGGGCAACAGTGCCGCCTTTGTCGAGCCCGCGTTCGTCGCCGAGCAGCGGGCGCGCTTCGTCGCCGACCGCGGGCCCTGGAACGGCGGCGCCGAGCTCGAGCAGGTGACCGGCGTGCCGGCCCGCCTCGCCCGCGCCACCGATACGGAGGCATCCCAGTGA
- a CDS encoding cbb3-type cytochrome c oxidase subunit II codes for MNKIFPLAVIAFAILAFATLMLVILPAAQIRTVAPAEGLEPYTPAEARGRQHYVDLGCYYCHSQQPRSPEQAPDLQRGWGRPTTPSDYVYDNPHLLGTMRTGPDLMNVGVRMPSQGWHLTHLYQPRAIEPTSIMPAYPFLFEVKQNPDEDDVIVPVPAEYAPENGARVVAKQSALDLTDYLLSLDRNYSAKDWELRDLGYDREEAR; via the coding sequence ATGAACAAGATCTTCCCGCTTGCCGTCATCGCCTTCGCGATCCTCGCCTTCGCCACGCTCATGCTGGTGATCCTGCCGGCGGCGCAGATCCGCACCGTGGCGCCGGCCGAGGGGCTCGAGCCCTACACGCCGGCCGAGGCGCGGGGCCGCCAGCATTACGTGGATTTGGGCTGCTACTACTGCCACTCGCAGCAGCCGCGCAGCCCGGAACAGGCCCCCGACCTGCAGCGTGGCTGGGGCCGGCCGACGACGCCCTCGGACTACGTCTACGACAACCCGCATCTGCTCGGCACCATGCGCACCGGCCCCGACCTGATGAACGTCGGGGTCCGCATGCCCAGCCAGGGCTGGCACCTCACGCATCTCTATCAGCCGCGGGCCATCGAGCCGACCAGCATCATGCCGGCCTATCCCTTCCTCTTCGAGGTCAAGCAGAACCCCGATGAAGATGACGTGATCGTGCCGGTGCCGGCGGAGTACGCGCCCGAAAACGGCGCCAGGGTCGTGGCCAAGCAGAGCGCGCTGGATCTGACCGATTACCTGCTCTCCCTCGACCGCAACTACTCGGCGAAGGACTGGGAGCTGCGCGATCTGGGCTATGACCGCGAGGAGGCACGCTGA